The Triplophysa rosa linkage group LG15, Trosa_1v2, whole genome shotgun sequence genome has a segment encoding these proteins:
- the xrcc3 gene encoding DNA repair protein XRCC3 — MDWEHLDLNPRIIAAVKKANFRSAKDILCVSGPDLQRLTHLSKSDVQRLHCAVAAAVRKSPAVTALQLMKGECPALEAGHRLSFACPVLDRLMRGGLPLRGITELAGESAAGKTQFCLQLCLSVQYPQENGGLSSGAVYICTEDSFPIKRLRQLITQQPRLRPDLPSSLISSIRFSDNIYIEHTADLESLQACVSQRVPVLLKRGLVRLVVVDSVAALFRSEFQADEAIKRSRHLLTFSSTLHRLSHCYGAPVLCVNQVTDVVDGPNPGRCDYGLVESKVLPALGIAWANQVMVRLMLRRLEGCVESDERSSAVRKLEVVFAPHLPRADCLCGVWEEGVRGIPDDGLTLQPQSC, encoded by the exons ATGGATTGGGAACACCTTGACCTGAATCCAAGGATTATTGCTGCTGTTAAAAAAG CAAATTTTAGATCCGCAAAGGACATCCTCTGTGTTTCGGGTCCAGATCTGCAGAGGTTGACGCATTTGTCAAAGTCTGACGTTCAGCGATTACACTGTGCCGTCGCAGCTGCTGTTCGCAAGTCCCCCGCTGTTACAG CTTTACAGTTAATGAAGGGGGAATGTCCTGCTTTAGAGGCCGGACACAGGCTTTCTTTTGCCTGTCCCGTTCTGGACAGACTGATGCGTGGTGGTCTGCCCTTGCGAGGCATAACAGAGCTGGCAGGCGAAAGTGCTGCAGGGAAAACTCAGTTTTGTTTGCAGCTTTGCTTGTCTGTCCAGTATCCACAAGAAAACGGGGGGCTGAGCTCAG GAGCGGTCTATATTTGCACTGAGGATTCCTTTCCTATCAAACGACTAAGGCAACTGATTACCCAGCAGCCTCGGCTTAGACCAGATCTGCCATCATCTCTGATCAGCAGCATTCGCTTTAGTGACAACATCTACATTGAGCACACAGCAGACTTG GAGTCTCTGCAGGCATGTGTGTCTCAGCGAGTGCCCGTGCTGCTCAAGAGAGGTCTGgtcaggctggtggtggtggacTCAGTGGCTGCTCTCTTCCGTAGTGAGTTTCAGGCAGATGAGGCTATAAAGCGGTCACGCCACCTGCTGACTTTTTCCAGTACCCTCCACCGCTTGAGTCATTGCTATGGTGCACCTGTACTGTGTGTCAACCAG GTCACAGATGTTGTGGATGGCCCAAATCCTGGAAGGTGTGATTATGG GTTGGTGGAGAGTAAGGTGCTTCCAGCATTGGGCATTGCATGGGCCAACCAGGTGATGGTGAGACTCATGCTCAGGAGACTGGAGGGCTGCGTTGAGTCAGATGAACGAAGCAGTGCTGTTCGAAAACTAGAGGTAGTGTTTGCTCCACACCTCCCTCGAGCAGACTGCCTGTGTGGGGTTTGGGAAGAAGGAGTCAGAGGGATTCCTGATGATGGCTTGACACTGCAACCACAGAGCTGTTAG